The genomic segment TGGCGGACGTTCGAGCCGTCGACCCCGTCGCCCGCGCGGCGTCTCGAATGCGCGCGCACGCTGACCGAGGCCGGCATTCGCGTGCACGCCTTCGCCGCACCGATCCTGCCGATGCTCACAGACGGCGAGTCCGACACCGGGGCGCTCGTTCAAGCGCTCGCGAATGCCGGCGTCCGCCACATGATGTCATCGTTCCTGCGGCTGTCCACGCCGGAGGTCAAGAGCTGGTTTTTCTCCGTGCTGCGTACGGTATACCCGGAGTTCGCCGAAGCCTACGGCAAGCTGTACTGGCATTCTGCGCGCCTGCCGGACAGCTACCGGCGGCCGGTCTATGCCCGAATCGCGGCACAGATGAAGCTTCATGGATTATCCGAGATTGGCGCGATGGAGGTGCCGAAGGGCGACGTCGCTTATGCCCTTGGTTCCGCTCCAGCAGCCGCTCAAGTCGTCTCTACGGATGGCCGGGAAATCGCTCATTCGCCGTTCCCGGGCCCTGACAGCGCTTCGCCATGCCAGCCCGTTCAGTTGGCGCTTTTCTGACGAATCTGGCCGCACCCTCCGACACCCCTGCCCGGCACCCCCTTCTCCGTCCGCGCATAAGCTGTGATGACAATCGCCCAGCGCAGGCAAAGGGGAATGAAAATGAACGTACAGACCTTGATGCTCCCGATCTCGATCGAGCGGACCGCGAAGCCCCCGCTCAAGCTCAGCACGCCCGTCATTACGGGCGGCACGGGCGAGGAAGCCCGCAAGACCATGAACGAGGCCATCAAGCGCGAAGAAACGTCGCTGATGTCCACGCAAGGCTATCCGTCCCCCGACGTGCAGGAGATGGACGGCACATTCGAGGTGAAGACGAACCAGCGCGGCGTTCTTAGCCTGTCGCTGCTCAATTATGTATTCACGGGCGGCGCGCACGGCAATACGATCCAGAAGTCGCTGACCTTCGACGCGGACACGGGCCATTCTTACAAGCTTAAGGACCTGTTCAAGAAAGGGGCGGACTACGAAAAAAAGCTCAATGCGCTCATCGAAGCCCAGATCAAGGCGCGCAAGCTCCCGCTACTGTCCTCCTATCCGGGCATCGCGCCGGATCAGGATTACTACATCGCGGATAAAGCGCTCGTCATTTACTTTCAGCTCTACGATCTGGTTCCTTACGCATGGGGCTTCCCCTACTTCCCGATTTCCGTATACGCCATTCAGGACATCATCGACGAGGACGGACCGCTCGGCGCGATGATGTATTGAGACCGATCGGCAGACATCCCGCCATGAAAAAAGGAAGGCCGCCTTCGCCGCAAATGCGGTTCGGCAGCCTTCCTTTATACTTGTTAAGACGTAGAATCCGTCCCGAGTCTCGCGCGCCCTATAAGCGCCAATTCATTACCATTTGCTCGGATCGATATCCTGCGGCGTCAGTCCGGCCCAGACGTTCGGCACGTCCACCGAAGCCGGATCGTTGAACACCAGGAATGCCGTCGGCAAATATCGCCCGCCCTCGCCCTTCGACGACGGCTTGTTCACAAGCTCGCCGCCCTCTTTGACCAATACGGTGGACGAGCCGCCGTCGAGATTGGCCGCGATGACCGCCCCGTGCTCCAGCATAATCTGCTGGCAATCGTACAAGTCCGCCCCGATGCTGTAGCCGATCTGGCGGCCGTCGATGATGAGGAACAAGATCTTGCCGTCCGCACGCTGGCCCATGACCGATCGCGGCGCGATGCCCCAGCCGTTCGCGTGGTTTTTAATCAGCCCTTTGCCGTTGACGATGATCCGGGGCTCGAAGCTGACCGCTTCGGAGATGCCGAGATCCATCAGTTCCTTGACGGAATAATGCCCGGCGATCATCTTGCCGTTCTTGTCCAGCCCTACGATCTGCGTGCTGCCGTTCTTGCTGTCCAGCCCGTTGTAATAAATTTTCCCCTGCGTAATGACGAGGCCGATCGGCTGGAAGCCGTTGCCCTGCCAATTCGGATCCGCGAAACCGCCGGCATTGACGCCCGCGATCGCGCCGGTCCGCTTGACCATGCTGGGCACCTTCTCGCCTTTGCCCGCCTTCGCCGGCACGACGAGCCGAATCTTGGTCGGATCCGATACGGTCAGCAGATAGCCGTGGAAGCCCTTGCCGTCCACTTCTTCGATTGTCGTGAGCGGCTCTGTCGCAACCGACTCGTCCTCGTGCGGTGCGTCCGCCGGGAGCGCGATCTCATGGGTATCCTTTTCTTCGCCCATGTCTTTAAACTGCTCGGCATAAGCGGCCACCCGCTCCTTGAGCCCTTGCTCGCCGATCAGATACTTCGCGTAATCGCGGTGCTGCGTCGTGATGATGACGTCCGCCATCCGGTAACGTACCGAGGTGCCCGAAGGCGTTGCAAAAAACCAAATGGCAAACGATAGCGCGAGAAACGCCATCGTCCAGAAAAAAGCGACGAAACGCCGCCATGCTTTATTTTTCTTGCGGCGCTGGCCGGAGCCGGACCGCGTGGACTTGTTGGCGTAGACCTCCGCCCGGGAACGCCCGCCTGGCGAACCTCCCGGCGTCGATACATGAGGATTAGGAATGATGACACGCTCCTGTCTGTTGGCGAATCTAACGAAATAGACGATTTATTCGTACGAAGTGTTGCATTTCCCGACAAATTGGGTATACGGTCCGGCCGTCCCGGCGGCATCCGACATCATTGCCCAGGAAATGACAGTTTAAAATGTCGTTCAACCTTCGCATTTGCCGTCATATTCGGTTACCATAAGGCGAGCGAACTTGTTATAATGGACCGAAAGCCGCCATGCAGGACTGCTGCGGCACACGTGATCGGAGGCCTCTCAATGAGCGAGAATATTCAAACGAAAACCTACGGAATATCAAACCGTACCGATACATATGTCGTCTACGAACTGACAGACAGCGCGACGGATTCCCAAGTGACCATCTGCCCGCAGCGCGGAGGCATCGTCATCGGCTGCCGTCTGAACGGCGAAGAGCTTCTTTATCTTGACAGGGATACCTTTATAGACCCGGCTGCGAACATTCGGGGCGGGATTCCCGTGCTGTTCCCCATCTGCGGGCAGTTGCAAGGCGGCGCCTACGAGTGGGAAGGACAAACCTATCGCATGCGCAACCATGGCGTCGCCCGCACTGCCGCCTGGGAAGTCGTGAACGCCTATGCGGACGAGGAAGAGGCGGCGCTGACGCTCGAGCTTCACAGCAACGAGGAGACGCTCGCATCGTACCCCTTCGCGTTCGAGCTTCATTTCACCTATCGTCTTAAGGCGGGCAAGCTCTATATCGAGCAATCCTACAACAACCTGTCCGATCGCGACATGCCGGTCCAGGCCGGATTCCATCCCTATTTTATATCGGCCGACAAGCAGCTCAAATACACCTCGGATGCGACCAAGGCGCTCGATTACAATGACGGTCAGATCAAGCCGTTTGGAGGCGAGGTCGACCTCGGCGGCCTGGTGGAATCGATCGCGCTTCTTGATCCGAAAACGCCGGAAATCTCCTTTCCATCGCCATCCGGCCGCAAAATCAAGCTGAGCTACAGCGACGTATTCGGCGTCGTGGTACTCTGGTCCGTGGAAGGCAAGCCCTTCGTCTGCGTCGAGCCCTGGACCGCGACCAACGAAGCGTTGAACCGCAAAGAAGGTCTTATCCTCGTACCGCCAGGCGACTGCCTGGACGCCGACTTCACGATCGAGACCGAAGTCTGATCCCAGACTTTCGAGCCTGATCCAAAAAATGCGAGCCTGCGCCCGCAATGCAAAGCGGCCTGCCGCGCCTGATCATCCCGAGGGATGACGAGGGCGGCAGGCCGCTTTTTCTTTACTGTTCGAGCTTCAGCATGGCGCCCGCCGCTTCAAGACGGGCGCGCCATGCCGGCAGGCAAAGCGTCTTCAGATAAGCGTACAGACTGCGCGCGACGATCCGGTCCGGGATCGGCTGGCCGATCTCCTCGATCAGCCTGCCGGCGGCCTCGAGCAGATCGGATCGACGCTCGGGCTCGAGCTCTTCCGCTCCGCTTTGTTCGACGTCCTTTATGAACTCGCGCAGCGCTGCGACGTATTCGCCGTCCAATCCGCGCTTCGTCTCCTCGCCGTCCATCAATGGAGCGGCGCCGCGTCCGGCGAATCCGGCCATCACGTCGTCGAGCCGTTCAAGCAGGTAGTCTCCGAGCCGATCGCCTTCGATATTCCGCTTTTCCAGCAGGCAGGTGTGCATGATCTCGTTCAGCATGCCGCTGAGCAGATGCGCGCCGTCCCGACCGTATACAGCGGCAGCATCGCCGTAGATCGCTACGATATACTGACGCTTCCACAGCAGCAGCCGATCGCGCAGCTCGTGCAGCAGCTTCGATTTTTGCTCCTGCCCGATATTGACCTGCGGCTCCTGCATCAGCATCATGAGAAACTCCCAGTTGTTCTGAAAATACTCGAATTGCCGGACGAGCTGCCGCCTGAACTGCTCGCGCGGGCCTAGCTGCCGTTCGTCCGGCAGCACGGCGAGCTCTGCCATCATCCGCTCGACAAAATGCCAGATGACGGCCAGCAGCAGCTCTTCCTTGCCCTTGAAGTAAAAGTAAATCGATCCCTTCGCCATCCCGAGCTCGTCGACAATCTCCTGGATGGACGTCGCGTGGAATCCCTTCCGCGCGAAGCAGCGCATGGCCGCCTCTATAATCTGATGCTTGCGGGCACTCATGTCTGACCCTCCCTTGCGGAAGAAGCTTGCTTAGAAGCTGCCGGCCTTGGACTTGCGGCTCAGCTTCGCGCGCAGCTTCATCAGCGTCTCGTAGGCAATCGGGACAATCAGCAGCGTGAGCAGCGTGGAGCTGACCAGACCGCCGATGACGGTGACGCCGAGTCCCTTGGAGATAATGCCCGCGCTCTCGAAGCCGAACGCCAGCGGCAGCAGCGCGCCGATCGTGGCGAGCGCCGTCATCAGGATCGGACGCAGACGCGTGCCGGCAGCCTCCAGCAGAGCTTCCCGGGTGGAGAGACCTTCATTTTCCTTGTGAATGACCCGGTCGATCAGAACGATCGCGTTGGTAACGACGATGCCGATCAGCATAAGTGCGCCCATCAGCGCGGATACGCTGAGCGTCTCGCCTGTCAGCCAGAGCGCGACCAGACCGCCGATAATGGCGAACGGCAGCGAGAACATGATCGCGAACGGTGCCAGACCGCCGCCGAACGTCAGCACGAGCACCAGATATACGATCGCGATCGCCGCGGCCATAGCCAGGCCGAGCTGCGTGAACGTCTCGTTGATTTGCTCCGTGACGCCGCCGTAACTGACCTCTACGCCTTCAGGCAGCTTCAGCTCGTCTACCTTGTCCTGCAGATCGGACGATACCTTGGCGACATTGGATGCCGTTATCTCGGCGCTGACCGTTGCGACCAGACGCCCGTTCTCCCGGGCGATCGAATTCGGCGCCGTGCCTTCCTTGACGTCGACGACATCCTTGATCGGCACCTGGACGCCGAGCGGGGACTGCAGCTTGACGTTGCCGATATCCTCGATGCCGCCGTAAGTCGCGGTTTCCTTTTCCACGAAGACGTCGTACTTTTTGCCTTCCTCCTGGATTCGGGCCAGCGCCTGGGACTGCTGCTGCGGCATGAGCGCCATCGCGACCTGGCCTGCCGTCAGGCCGTATTGGCTCAGCTTCTGCTGATTGGCCGCGAGCGTGTACTGCTCGTACGTCTTGGACAAGCTTGTATCGACTTTTTTGAAGTTGCTGTCCTGCTTCATGAGATCGGCCACCTGGTTCGCGGCCGTGCCGACGGCGTTCAGATCGTCGCCGTAGATGCTCATGCTGAACGTGCTGCCGCCGACGCCGCCGGAGAAGTCCATCTCGGACCAGGTTCCTTCGGGCACGAGGGTCTGCAGATCGGTCACGAGCTTTTCCTTTTTATCCGCAAAATGCTTCGTTTCGTTCTTGAATTGCAAGTAGAACAGGCCGCCC from the Cohnella hashimotonis genome contains:
- a CDS encoding TetR/AcrR family transcriptional regulator, which translates into the protein MSARKHQIIEAAMRCFARKGFHATSIQEIVDELGMAKGSIYFYFKGKEELLLAVIWHFVERMMAELAVLPDERQLGPREQFRRQLVRQFEYFQNNWEFLMMLMQEPQVNIGQEQKSKLLHELRDRLLLWKRQYIVAIYGDAAAVYGRDGAHLLSGMLNEIMHTCLLEKRNIEGDRLGDYLLERLDDVMAGFAGRGAAPLMDGEETKRGLDGEYVAALREFIKDVEQSGAEELEPERRSDLLEAAGRLIEEIGQPIPDRIVARSLYAYLKTLCLPAWRARLEAAGAMLKLEQ
- a CDS encoding aldose epimerase — its product is MSENIQTKTYGISNRTDTYVVYELTDSATDSQVTICPQRGGIVIGCRLNGEELLYLDRDTFIDPAANIRGGIPVLFPICGQLQGGAYEWEGQTYRMRNHGVARTAAWEVVNAYADEEEAALTLELHSNEETLASYPFAFELHFTYRLKAGKLYIEQSYNNLSDRDMPVQAGFHPYFISADKQLKYTSDATKALDYNDGQIKPFGGEVDLGGLVESIALLDPKTPEISFPSPSGRKIKLSYSDVFGVVVLWSVEGKPFVCVEPWTATNEALNRKEGLILVPPGDCLDADFTIETEV
- a CDS encoding phosphodiester glycosidase family protein, producing MAFLALSFAIWFFATPSGTSVRYRMADVIITTQHRDYAKYLIGEQGLKERVAAYAEQFKDMGEEKDTHEIALPADAPHEDESVATEPLTTIEEVDGKGFHGYLLTVSDPTKIRLVVPAKAGKGEKVPSMVKRTGAIAGVNAGGFADPNWQGNGFQPIGLVITQGKIYYNGLDSKNGSTQIVGLDKNGKMIAGHYSVKELMDLGISEAVSFEPRIIVNGKGLIKNHANGWGIAPRSVMGQRADGKILFLIIDGRQIGYSIGADLYDCQQIMLEHGAVIAANLDGGSSTVLVKEGGELVNKPSSKGEGGRYLPTAFLVFNDPASVDVPNVWAGLTPQDIDPSKW
- a CDS encoding SPL family radical SAM protein, with amino-acid sequence MNPTQYLPMRAKTILNAVNAPSMPFDWSINPYRGCQHGCSFCYARTTHAYLGEAADDTFQHRIFYKDDAPAILRAQLQRMRTRGKLPSHVAIGTATDPYQQLEAKTKLTRGCLETLAEFGVGVSITTRSPLVLRDLDLLRTLPGASVNISIHTLDTRIWRTFEPSTPSPARRLECARTLTEAGIRVHAFAAPILPMLTDGESDTGALVQALANAGVRHMMSSFLRLSTPEVKSWFFSVLRTVYPEFAEAYGKLYWHSARLPDSYRRPVYARIAAQMKLHGLSEIGAMEVPKGDVAYALGSAPAAAQVVSTDGREIAHSPFPGPDSASPCQPVQLALF
- a CDS encoding DUF3298 and DUF4163 domain-containing protein codes for the protein MNVQTLMLPISIERTAKPPLKLSTPVITGGTGEEARKTMNEAIKREETSLMSTQGYPSPDVQEMDGTFEVKTNQRGVLSLSLLNYVFTGGAHGNTIQKSLTFDADTGHSYKLKDLFKKGADYEKKLNALIEAQIKARKLPLLSSYPGIAPDQDYYIADKALVIYFQLYDLVPYAWGFPYFPISVYAIQDIIDEDGPLGAMMY